Proteins from one Triticum aestivum cultivar Chinese Spring chromosome 7A, IWGSC CS RefSeq v2.1, whole genome shotgun sequence genomic window:
- the LOC123152464 gene encoding uncharacterized protein produces the protein MKVKTKISKAAEFLRKAVRALRGRAGVLRARLLFLASFRHRTAMVGTVSRHLRALLPGRQRDPVHDHRKVHASSTMAAEEDGQAAMHGVDVPGLSELLQEVVGDDDDGHYGYPDWTHSLFDDNDDDCSLQEGDDVDEEERGGGAEAMEEDRLPDDEPSVMDVIRRCREGDGKEFNIKEEIDHAADMFIRRVRSRMNNRSF, from the coding sequence ATGAAGGTCAAAACGAAGATCAGCAAAGCTGCCGAGTTCTTGAGGAAGGCGGTGCGGGCGCTGAGGGGCAGGGCTGGCGTCCTCAGGGCGCGGCTCCTCTTCCTCGCCTCGTTCCGCCACAGGACGGCGATGGTCGGCACCGTGTCGCGCCACCTCCGCGCCCTCCTGCCGGGCCGCCAGAGAGACCCGGTGCACGACCACCGCAAGGTCCACGCCTCGTCGACGATGGCGGCGGAGGAGGACGGGCAGGCCGCGATGCATGGAGTCGACGTCCCAGGCCTCTCCGAGCTGTTGCAAGAAGTGGTCGGCGACGACGATGACGGCCACTACGGCTACCCAGACTGGACGCACTCACTGTTCGACGACAACGATGACGACTGCAGCCTCCAGGAGGGCGACGATGTCGACGAGGAGGAACGCGGTGGTGGCGCGGAGGCAATGGAGGAAGATCGGCTGCCTGACGACGAGCCGTCGGTGATGGACGTCATCAGGAGGTGCAGGGAAGGGGACGGAAAGGAGTTCAACATCAAGGAGGAGATCGACCACGCCGCTGACATGTTCATACGGCGGGTCCGCAGCCGAATGAACAACCGGAGCTTCTAG
- the LOC123154279 gene encoding uncharacterized protein: MDFPRTYKYHLWIHPTPLHHHAQKPSLLRSLLRAIARRNPTKHRSPTTIPSRPSRSALFFVIASAGAPPNSGETSRLPEDRAEPSVVILELARASSPAYAACTTPEPSPTPNPSTAAVFSIAGDLKSDCDECEGEFYEEVEPCDYETKGKLQIDHASTYIFILCITL; encoded by the exons ATGGACTTCCCTCGCACCTATAAATATCATCTCTGGATACATCCCACTCCCCTACATCATCACGCTCAAAAGCCCTCTCTACTTCGATCCCTCCTGCGGGCAATTGCTCGCCGGAATCCGACAAAGCATCGAAGTCCGACGACGATTCCGTCGCGACCGAG CCGGAGCGCGCTGTTTTTCGTCATCGCATCCGCCGGAGCTCCGCCCAACTCCGGCGAGACCTCACGGTTGCCCGAGGACAGGGCCGAACCCTCCGTGGTTATCCTCGAGCTTGCACGGGCCTCCTCTCCCGCGTACGCCGCTTGTACTACGCCGGAGCCCTCACCGACGCCGAACCCGAGCACCGCCGCCGTCTTCTCCATCGCCGGCGACCTCAAGTCCG ATTGCGACGAGTGCGAAGGTGAATTCTACGAGGAGGTAGAACCTTGTGACTACGAAACCAAAGGCAAGTTGCAAATTGATCATGCTTCGACCTATATTTTCATACTATGCATAACTCTTTAA